Proteins encoded in a region of the Teredinibacter purpureus genome:
- the rnd gene encoding ribonuclease D, protein MSQSLCTQEIHWVDTEKSLNELCQRWQASNILAVDTEFMRSQTYYPIAGLIQVNDGNANYLIDPVAIADCSAFAALLINPTIIKVLHSCSEDLEVFQRLLNVVPVNLFDTQIAAALCGYGFSVGYGNLVKAILNKDLPKTETRSDWLQRPLSASQIEYAAIDVEDLFQLAKILVLKLKNVDRLFWLTEECEHILQTYLENQDENKCHVRFKQAWKLNPQKLGVLIKLAVWRERQAKQRDIPRNRVVKEHSLLDIAMTAPNHVGQLRRFDGIAERMIRTDGEHLIQLVQEAMAVDPADYPKAMDKPLTNSENKWVKAMRARIVALAEELDVAPEILLKKRDYEAITRAFIHKEPLDTAEIASHLKSTVGGWRYAIVAEPLADVIGSIQSLDD, encoded by the coding sequence ATGTCACAATCATTGTGTACCCAAGAAATTCATTGGGTTGATACAGAAAAATCTCTAAACGAACTCTGTCAACGCTGGCAAGCGAGTAACATTCTTGCTGTGGATACAGAGTTTATGCGCAGCCAAACTTACTACCCTATTGCGGGCCTTATCCAGGTGAATGATGGTAACGCCAATTATTTGATAGACCCTGTCGCCATTGCTGATTGTTCGGCTTTTGCTGCATTACTGATCAATCCTACTATCATTAAAGTGCTGCACTCGTGCTCGGAAGATCTTGAGGTGTTTCAACGGTTGCTCAATGTTGTACCTGTGAATTTATTCGATACACAAATTGCAGCGGCTTTATGTGGTTACGGTTTCTCAGTAGGGTATGGCAATCTAGTTAAGGCTATTTTAAATAAAGATTTACCTAAAACAGAAACTCGTTCGGATTGGTTGCAGCGCCCCTTAAGCGCCTCGCAAATTGAATATGCGGCTATCGATGTTGAAGATTTATTTCAGTTGGCCAAAATACTGGTATTAAAACTGAAAAACGTGGATAGGCTTTTTTGGTTGACGGAGGAATGCGAGCATATCCTGCAAACGTATCTCGAAAATCAAGATGAAAACAAATGTCATGTTCGCTTCAAGCAGGCATGGAAGCTCAACCCGCAAAAATTGGGTGTTTTAATAAAGCTTGCGGTGTGGCGTGAGCGACAAGCGAAACAGCGCGATATACCCCGTAATCGGGTCGTTAAAGAGCATTCACTCCTCGATATTGCTATGACAGCGCCGAATCATGTTGGCCAGCTACGCCGTTTTGACGGGATAGCAGAGCGGATGATACGTACCGACGGCGAGCACCTTATTCAACTTGTACAAGAGGCTATGGCTGTCGACCCTGCGGACTACCCTAAGGCAATGGATAAACCGTTAACCAACAGTGAAAACAAATGGGTTAAAGCCATGCGCGCGCGTATTGTTGCGTTAGCCGAGGAATTGGACGTAGCGCCAGAAATTTTGCTAAAAAAGCGTGATTACGAAGCGATTACTCGAGCGTTTATTCACAAAGAACCACTCGATACAGCCGAAATAGCATCACACTTAAAGTCAACTGTTGGTGGTTGGCGATACGCCATTGTGGCAGAACCTTTGGCAGATGTTATTGGTTCTATCCAGTCACTAGACGACTAA
- a CDS encoding YcgL domain-containing protein — translation MAVITSIFRSKKKEGMYLYVRKGFDLLTLPEALLKQFGQPELAMTLLLTPEKKLARVDVQKVIEGIETQDFFLQMPPSSVTSEEYMQKIPNSKLGQR, via the coding sequence ATGGCAGTTATTACCAGTATTTTTAGGTCTAAAAAGAAAGAAGGCATGTATTTGTACGTGCGCAAAGGGTTTGATTTGCTGACGTTACCGGAGGCTTTGTTAAAGCAGTTTGGGCAGCCAGAACTGGCGATGACGTTATTGCTAACACCTGAGAAAAAGCTGGCCAGAGTCGATGTTCAAAAAGTTATCGAGGGTATCGAAACGCAAGACTTCTTTTTGCAGATGCCGCCTAGCAGTGTAACGTCGGAAGAATATATGCAAAAAATACCCAATTCGAAACTGGGGCAACGTTAG
- a CDS encoding YcgN family cysteine cluster protein: MAVSRFWQDKSLEQMSREEWESLCDGCGRCCLHKLEDEDTDELYFTRVACRNLNESTCRCIDYPNRKTLVPECLVLTPEEPAVFDWLPDTCAYRLLSQGNPLPSWHPLISGTTESVVLAGISVKGKVVSENSVHPDDMEDHVIHWV, encoded by the coding sequence ATGGCTGTATCGAGGTTCTGGCAAGATAAAAGCCTTGAGCAGATGTCTCGCGAAGAATGGGAATCACTTTGTGACGGGTGTGGGCGGTGCTGTTTACATAAGCTCGAGGATGAAGACACGGATGAGCTGTACTTTACACGCGTTGCGTGTCGAAATTTAAATGAGTCTACTTGTCGCTGTATCGATTACCCTAATCGAAAAACGCTAGTACCGGAATGTTTAGTGTTAACACCGGAAGAGCCAGCTGTTTTTGACTGGCTGCCCGACACTTGTGCTTATCGCTTGTTGTCTCAGGGTAATCCCTTACCAAGTTGGCATCCACTTATTAGTGGTACAACAGAAAGTGTAGTGCTTGCAGGTATATCCGTGAAGGGTAAAGTTGTATCAGAAAACTCGGTGCACCCCGATGATATGGAAGATCATGTCATCCATTGGGTGTAG
- a CDS encoding SlyX family protein → MTEVIDDLQSRIAYQEDTINTLNQQVITLDKEVHDLQKQLHLLYKKVDDVVYQLEQGQTTVAALHDERPPHY, encoded by the coding sequence ATGACAGAGGTAATAGACGATTTACAGTCACGTATTGCGTACCAAGAAGATACTATTAATACGTTAAATCAGCAGGTTATAACATTGGACAAAGAGGTTCACGACCTCCAAAAACAATTACATCTGCTTTATAAAAAAGTTGATGATGTCGTTTATCAGCTAGAGCAAGGTCAAACGACGGTTGCGGCGCTGCATGATGAGCGCCCACCACACTATTGA
- a CDS encoding VWA domain-containing protein, producing MMIVTRITVGLVGLFFAIVSVAQEPDSTALPSLPPDIRLVIDVSGSMKRNDPNNLRQPAIELLVQLLPDNSRAGVWTFGKWINMLVPHKPVTTQWREAAQDKAQDINSVGLYTNIGEALEKSAYDVKSANNKYKTSIILLTDGMVDIDKSPEVNKREWRRIVDDVLPKLSDAGITIHTIALSDNADRNLMNKLSLTSGGMAEVAHTADDLMRIFLKTFDAAVPSEQVPLTDNQFVIDSSVEEFTALIFRNKTDEQTALIGPDGVIYSDSEKSSDVKWYRDGKYDLITVKRPLEGEWGVQADMAPDSRITVVSNLNLRVKPLPLNVFDGQVEALNFFLQEDGKIIDRPEFLSLMTIDASMEAGNDEFDLTQFWVKALSDESVPSDGRYHQELPAFNKDGIYQVSVVVDGKTFIRQFNHQFTVRQEFGAEVKHVFIDGKTEYVLIANSFNQNIDIPNTQVVATIISPEGRKKIRPLTATDLDTWKATLLPDYEGEYKAQIKIKGLYTDGNAFESSLNEISFHYSLDGGFVEEETPFFEEEPVVSVSATPVPTAAPTEAIEQPEPADGTEADNIEASPSESVPMWMIYSILGVGNLLLLGLGIFAYKKMMGKNDDVLDQFSDENIEQAPAEDKAEGDSEDEALSEASSAEDEAEEEPPMEDLEPVMDQLTPDEDDDLDPEPAMEALPDPVAEAPIDESTEELDDLDSMADELPEEDQEQAEDDDMVADMLKAQGLDLAEDELDEAISTLIDDLDDDDDMDEDEPKG from the coding sequence ATGATGATTGTAACGCGTATAACAGTGGGCTTAGTGGGCCTGTTTTTCGCAATCGTCAGCGTGGCGCAAGAGCCTGATAGCACCGCGCTTCCTTCATTGCCGCCTGATATTCGTCTTGTGATTGATGTATCCGGCAGCATGAAACGTAATGATCCGAATAATTTACGGCAGCCAGCGATAGAGCTTTTAGTCCAATTGCTTCCGGACAACAGCCGAGCGGGCGTTTGGACCTTTGGCAAATGGATTAATATGCTTGTGCCCCACAAACCTGTAACAACACAGTGGCGGGAGGCGGCACAAGATAAAGCGCAGGATATCAATTCAGTTGGTTTATATACCAATATTGGTGAGGCGCTTGAAAAATCGGCATATGATGTAAAGTCGGCGAATAATAAATACAAAACGTCGATAATTTTATTGACCGATGGCATGGTGGATATTGATAAATCCCCAGAGGTGAACAAGCGAGAATGGAGGCGTATTGTTGATGACGTTCTGCCAAAATTGTCGGATGCTGGCATCACTATTCATACCATCGCGTTGTCCGATAACGCCGATAGAAATTTGATGAATAAATTATCGCTAACTTCTGGCGGTATGGCAGAAGTTGCCCATACCGCTGATGATTTGATGCGTATTTTTTTAAAAACCTTTGATGCAGCAGTGCCCTCCGAGCAAGTTCCCCTTACCGATAATCAATTTGTAATCGATTCGAGTGTTGAAGAGTTTACGGCGCTTATATTTCGTAATAAAACGGATGAGCAGACGGCGCTAATTGGCCCGGATGGCGTTATCTATTCAGACAGTGAAAAGTCATCGGACGTTAAATGGTATAGGGACGGTAAGTACGACCTAATAACGGTTAAACGCCCCTTAGAGGGCGAGTGGGGTGTGCAGGCCGATATGGCGCCAGACAGCCGAATAACGGTGGTGAGTAATTTAAACTTACGAGTAAAGCCATTACCGCTTAATGTATTTGATGGCCAAGTTGAAGCCTTAAATTTCTTTCTACAGGAAGACGGAAAGATAATTGATCGGCCAGAATTTCTTTCTTTAATGACCATTGATGCATCTATGGAAGCTGGGAACGATGAATTCGATTTAACGCAATTTTGGGTAAAGGCGCTTTCGGACGAATCGGTTCCAAGTGATGGCCGGTATCATCAGGAATTGCCGGCATTCAATAAAGACGGTATTTATCAAGTTAGTGTTGTTGTCGATGGGAAAACCTTCATACGACAATTTAATCATCAGTTTACGGTTAGGCAAGAGTTCGGTGCAGAGGTAAAACACGTTTTTATCGACGGAAAAACTGAATATGTATTGATTGCCAATTCATTTAATCAAAACATCGACATTCCCAATACTCAGGTAGTCGCAACAATTATTTCGCCCGAAGGTCGAAAGAAAATACGGCCCCTTACCGCAACCGATCTCGATACTTGGAAAGCAACGCTATTGCCTGATTACGAAGGCGAGTATAAAGCACAGATTAAAATAAAAGGATTATATACCGACGGTAATGCGTTTGAATCTTCGTTGAATGAAATAAGTTTTCATTATTCATTAGATGGAGGGTTTGTTGAGGAGGAAACCCCCTTTTTTGAAGAGGAGCCTGTTGTAAGCGTCAGCGCGACACCCGTGCCGACCGCGGCTCCGACCGAGGCCATTGAACAACCAGAACCGGCCGATGGCACGGAGGCTGATAATATTGAAGCGTCGCCTAGCGAAAGTGTGCCTATGTGGATGATTTATTCAATCTTAGGCGTGGGTAATTTATTGCTATTGGGTCTTGGTATTTTCGCTTATAAAAAAATGATGGGGAAAAATGATGATGTTCTCGATCAGTTTTCAGACGAAAATATTGAGCAAGCGCCTGCCGAAGATAAGGCTGAGGGCGATAGCGAAGATGAGGCTTTAAGTGAGGCGTCGAGTGCAGAGGATGAGGCAGAGGAAGAGCCTCCAATGGAAGATCTTGAGCCCGTGATGGATCAATTGACACCCGATGAAGACGACGACTTAGATCCTGAGCCCGCGATGGAAGCGCTACCAGATCCAGTCGCGGAAGCACCTATAGATGAAAGCACAGAAGAGCTAGATGATTTAGATAGCATGGCTGATGAACTGCCAGAGGAAGATCAAGAGCAAGCTGAAGATGATGATATGGTCGCTGACATGTTAAAAGCGCAAGGGCTAGATTTAGCTGAAGATGAGCTAGATGAAGCCATATCAACCTTGATCGACGACCTTGATGACGACGATGACATGGACGAGGATGAACCGAAAGGTTAA
- a CDS encoding endo-1,4-beta-xylanase yields MPSLRPLLSLCLLFPVILTGCNASAPNAAESPNALMTLKERYADFFLVGATADLESYITHSPLLKNHFSSMTTENAMKFEQLQNIEGEFTFETADNMINFARENGLSTRGHALVWHRQTPDWLFNNSDGKPVSKDELLSKMRAHITTVVSHFKGRIEAWDVVNEAIMDDGTMRTHTEEADDQKSAWYGIAGEEYIAEAFHTAHAADPKAKLFYNDYYNYIPARQQAIFNLLQTLLNQDVPVHGVGLQAHINTIPSNDPNHQSSQQSVKNLEKAIQLYASLGLEVHITEMDVSLYIGGFPYTEKDYYTEASIPESLKLKQAERYAAFFEMFRRNSDIIASVTLWGIADDNTWLSEFDSGRADFPLLFDTQHQPKKAFDAIMNF; encoded by the coding sequence ATGCGGCAGAAAGCCCTAACGCGCTTATGACCTTAAAAGAGCGCTACGCCGATTTTTTTCTTGTAGGGGCCACGGCCGATCTTGAGTCTTACATAACTCATTCACCCCTGTTAAAAAATCATTTCAGTAGTATGACCACCGAAAATGCAATGAAGTTTGAACAACTGCAAAACATTGAAGGTGAATTCACCTTTGAAACGGCTGACAACATGATTAACTTCGCGCGGGAGAATGGTTTGTCCACGCGTGGACACGCACTCGTATGGCATCGTCAAACCCCAGATTGGCTGTTTAACAATAGCGATGGTAAGCCGGTAAGCAAAGACGAATTGCTCAGTAAAATGCGTGCGCATATTACGACAGTGGTTAGCCACTTTAAAGGCCGTATTGAGGCCTGGGATGTTGTTAACGAAGCTATAATGGATGACGGTACCATGCGCACGCACACCGAAGAAGCCGACGACCAGAAGAGCGCGTGGTACGGCATTGCCGGAGAGGAGTATATTGCTGAGGCATTCCATACCGCTCACGCAGCAGACCCAAAAGCTAAACTTTTTTACAACGATTACTACAATTACATTCCGGCTCGCCAACAGGCCATTTTTAATTTACTGCAAACATTACTGAACCAAGATGTGCCTGTACACGGCGTAGGTTTACAAGCTCATATCAACACGATTCCATCTAACGATCCAAACCATCAGTCATCACAACAAAGCGTTAAAAACCTAGAAAAAGCCATTCAATTATATGCATCGCTCGGGCTTGAGGTTCACATCACAGAAATGGATGTATCGCTTTATATTGGAGGTTTTCCGTATACAGAAAAGGACTACTATACCGAAGCAAGTATTCCTGAGAGTTTAAAACTTAAACAAGCGGAGCGTTATGCGGCGTTCTTTGAAATGTTTCGTCGTAACAGTGATATTATTGCCAGTGTTACCCTTTGGGGAATTGCTGATGATAATACGTGGCTGTCTGAATTTGATTCTGGCCGAGCCGATTTCCCGCTATTGTTCGACACGCAACATCAACCCAAAAAAGCCTTCGACGCTATTATGAATTTTTAA